In Paenibacillus stellifer, the DNA window CGGTGATCTCCTGTTCGGTCAAGCCCAGGTCATTCGCGCAAGCATCGTTGGAATGCCCGATTCGCTGTTCCGCAGGCAACGAAGCAGATGGATAAGACCGCTTTCGGAACCATTGCATCAACCAGTTCTTCATGATCCCCTCATCCTCCATCTTGAAATCCATGTTTTTCCCGCAAACAAGAAGGTGAGTCCGATCACCAGGACGAAGGTGGATGGGAAATACATCGTTTTTAGAAATTGCAAAAACCGCACGTCGCTTATCGGCGCCAAAATGGCAATAAGCAGAGTTCCGGTCGCAAGCAGCAGAAGCGGCGTTCTGTTTTTCGGTTTCCACACATCCGCAATGATGAAGAGGGAAAGCGAAAGGCGAATGAATTCTCCGGATACCCACTGATAGATTGCAAAAACATCCAAATGCTCTATGTACTTTCCCAGTTCGAGAACACGCCACTGTTCAAATGCCGGATATCTCTGTAAAGCAGCTTCCTCTGCCCCATAAATCGAAATCGCTCCCATTAAAGGGCCTATTGTCAATCCGGCGAGCGAAAAAATCATGAACAGCACGCCGGCGAATGAAGGGCGATGGATCAGACGATGTTGAAAAAAAAGAAGAAGCACAAGCTCGAAAATTCCGCTCGCCGCATATAGGCTGCCCCGCCAAACGGGAGCGAATCCATCGGCAAGGAGGGGGAGAACCAGACTGTAGTCTTTATGCTTGAAGTTGAAGGTCATAACAAATACTCCGAGAATCACCACAAATGGCAGCAAAATACCCGACGTAATCGCGATGGAACTAAGGCCCCTGGTTGCAAGAAAGAAACAGCAGGCTAATGCGAGAAGAGCAAGCACGTATCTGGGTGTATGCGGCATATAGGTCGAATGGGTCCATACATTGAAATTAAAGAGGGAAACGTAACCCTGCAGCCATATGTAGATGCTGACTGCCGCAAGGATAATGACGGATAAGCCTTTGCCGAAATGGTGCTGCAACCAATCACGGAACGGCTGTTGACCCTTGTGTTTCATGATATAGACTAGGCACGCCCCCCAAACAGGCAACAATGCCAATACCATCCCAACGGAGACTACAGCATCTCTTCCCGCTGCGTCCAACAATATGGGAATCAAGATCACATGATTGAGAAGGCCGATCGAAAGTAAAAGAATGGAGTAACCTTGCAACGCAGAAATATTATTTTGCATTTAATCGTCACCTCCCGATCATCGCCTGACATTTTGTCCATGAAATCGTCGGAATAAACGCGATCATGATCATGCCCGATGCGCCTGATAAATATCAAATCCTTCGAATCAGCAGTTGACAAATTACCGCTCTAGCTTATGTTATGGATTTGAGACTTGCCGAGAAAAACAACTCATGATACAAGAAACATTTTCGAAATCGGTCGATGACTTGGGTGTGATATCCATTGTCTCGAAACAATTGAAGGTATCCGACTTCATTACGGATATAGTTCCCATTGTCATACAAATTCATAAACCAATTGGATACCGGTTTGTTCTTGCATATGCAGGGTTCCATCACGATAATGGTTCCGTCCGGTTTTAAAATTCGCTTAAATTCCTTCATGTAATTTCCAATTTCATCAGACGAAATATGATGCAGTACAGCGATGATGAGAATGTAATCGACAGACTAATTTTCGACGGGCAGCTTGTTGTTTGCCAGAACATGGAACGTATGGTTCGGAAACAGACGCTTCGCATAATCAATCCGTTTGGCGTCCGGGTCAAATCCGCGATACTGGTTCGGCTGAAACATCGAACAGTTGGCTCCCGTACCCGAACCAAAGTCCGCTACCGCTTTTCCGTTAAATCGAAACCGGGATTGAACGCGATCGTGGATATATATTTTGGTAAACCATTTCGGACGTACAAACCAATGATAAAACCGGGGCGAAAATAAAGTGTTAAAGGAGATCACCGTCTTTCCTCTAAGAAGTCAATCGAGAATAGTTTTACCATTCGAATCGGAAAAAATACAAAAAAATGAATTGCCATTGACAGAGAGGAACGGAGTTATGTATACTAAATGTAAGGTTCAATCATAAAATGAACGATCTTCAAACAATTTTGCCGACTCGTTGCTTTCGCATGCTGTTATGTGCAATGACAGGATGAAAAAGTAATTTCATTTTGCTAAATAAGTTGAAGATAAATCGGTATGTTCATTGGGATCACATTCGCCCATATGAAGTACCGTTTTTTATTGGAGGGATTGGAATGCTCCGTTCCATGTCAAAAGGGGAATTGGAAGACAAGATAAGCAGAATTTTAACGCAATGGGAGAAGGAATATTTGGGACGGGGGTCGGTATTGGTCAAAACGGACATCATGCGCAATATGATTATTGTGGGACTTAAAGGGATATTAACTCCCGCTGAACAAAAATTGGCCGGGACATCGGAGGGTATGCTGTCTGTGAAGCGCATCAGGGCAGATTTGGTGGAATCGGGAAGAGAACAGCTTGGAAAGATGATCCTTGAGTTGACGGGGGAACAAGTCGTCAGCTTCCACACCGATATCAGCACGCGTACGGGGGAAAGAGTAATGGTGTTCGTGCTCTCCGATAATCTGGAGAATAAATTAATTGGATAATGCGTATTGGCAGATGAATCGAAAGATCCGAGAGGATCCGTTGAAGATAAGCCGGTAATTCAGGACACCCTGAAGTTACCGGTTATTTTTTTGCGAGGAGTTGAATTTGCATCATGTTCGATATCGTTGTCGGGAATTTATTGTCCCCAATTGTACTTTTTTTCGTATTGGGGCTGACCGCCGCATTTTTCAAGACCGATTTGAAATTTCCAAACGATCTAAGCGAAGCCCTCAGCATCTATTTGCTCATTGCCATCGGCGTCAAAGGGGGAATGGAATTGTCGCATTACTCGTTGGCGGTATTGGTGCGCCCCATTATGGGGGGAGTCATGCTTGGGATACTCATTCCTGTTGTAACACTGTTGATTTTGTCAAGCAGATTTATGAAAATGGATTTAAAAAATTCTGTCGCCCTGGCAGCTACATACGGCTCCGTCAGCATTGTGACTTTTGGGGCGGCCCTTGCGTTTTTGGAAGAGAAAAGTATCGGGTATGACGGATTCATGAGCGCGCTCGTCGTCATCATGGAGAGCCCTGCTATCATTGTTTCGTTAATGCTCTTGAGAATTGCGGAGAGAAACACGTCACAAAAGGCATTGTCCTTGTATACCATCAAATCTCTGTTCGATAAATCAGTCTTGAAGGAAGGTCTCCTCGGAAAGAGTGTGTTCCTTCTGCTCGGTAGTTTGCTCATCGGTTTGGTCGTTGGGGAATCAGGCCAACCGCTGATCGAGTCCCTTTTTGTTGATTTATACCCCGGTATTTTAATGCTTTTTTTGTTGAACATGGGCATAATTGCCGGACGCCGTCTTCCGGAAATAGGAAAACAGGGAGTCAGGCTGTTTCTATTCGCTGTCATGATGCCCATTATGTGGGGAAGCTTAGGAGTTTTGGCAGGTTCGCATATCGGGTTGTCCGTCGGAAGCGCCACACTCATGGGAGTTTTGGCCGGGAGTTCATCGTATATAGCCGCGCCTGCGGCGATGAGAGGCTCCGTACCGGAAGCCAATCCGTCCATTTATTTGGGACTATCCCTTGGAGTTACGTTTCCTTTCAATTTAATTGCCGGGATACCCTTATATTTTTATCTTGCTCAATGGATGAACTAAGCGGGATCAAATCCATTTTTGTCAACGTCATATGGTGCAGGCATACTGAATAAGGTAGGTGTCATTGGCAAACGTTAAGTAGCAGCGAGCAACGGAGGAAAGCACGCGATTCTCAAGGTCGCAAATTTTAAATGAAGGTCATTTGTTGGTTGGCAAGTATATCTTAAAAGGAGTTGGCGGAAAATGGATTTCTTTACTCCGGAATTTTGGACGGCATTATTGGCCATTGTCATTATCGATCTGGTTTTAGCTGGCGATAATGCGATTGTTATAGGCTTATCTGCAAGGAATCTGCCTAGAGACTTACAAAAAAAAGTTGTTTTTTGGGGAACTTTCGGGGCAATAGCGATTCGTTCGCTGCTAACTTTGATTGCCGTCTGGTTGCTAAAAATTCCTGGCCTCCTCCTGATTGGCGGAGTGCTTCTGATTTGGATAGCCTATAAACTTCTTGTGGAAGAGAAGAAACATGATGTAAAATCCGCTGGCAATTTGTTGTCGGCAATAAAGACAATTGTCATTGCAGATACGGTAATGGGAATGGATAATGTACTTGCCGTAGCGGGGGCAGCGCACGGTAACTTTATTTTGGTTGTAGCAGGATTACTGATTAGTGTTCCAATAATTGTTTGGGGAAGCACCCTCATAATAAAGTGGGTTGAACGTTTCCCGATTATTATTTACATCGGTTCGGGTGTATTGGCTTGGACTGCATCGAAGATGATTGTCGATGAGCCGATTATAAAGGAATTTTTTGCAGTAAATCCATGGATGCAGTGGGGACTGAGTTTCGTTATTGTAATTGGTGTTTTATTATTAGGGAGAATAAAATTAAAAAACAAAAAAATGCAATCTGAAAAAGTATAGGCTCATTGTTGTTTCAAGGACATCTGTAGTAAGTTTCCGGCACAAAAAAGCACTGCCGAACCAAGCTTGGAAAAAGCATCATCGCACCATAGCCGAGAACAGGTGGGTCCGTACCAAATCGCCAAGGAGAGGTGGGCATGGATCCGAAGACGGTGGGCAAGTACATGGAGCAGGAGGACTTTCCCCCAAAGGCGCCGTCCATAGAGCAGCGAGCCTTCAAGCTCGTCCGTACATAGCGACCATTGAGGCAAGCCGACTTCGGCGAATGCGACGGCATTCTGAACGGCGTTCGTGCCTCTGTCAGGGGCTCATGCTCATCTTCCATCGCGCCGGCGGCGTACCCAAGCGCCCAAGGGCAAGAGGGAAATGGGCAGAAAATGGTGACTGTACCAACTTATCGTATTCAGGACGGGTTGCCCACGTTCCCTCTCCAAATGACGATAGCGAACAGGAAATGTTATATAGCCTTGATCTGGATTTCTCCAAAAAGGTGGCTTTGAATTGCTGCGATCAATTGCTGTTACAAAAGACTTGAAAGTGATAAAAAATATAATATAAGTATTCCAAGCCTCAATGATCCAAACATTATGTGGTACCTGGATTATTAAGGGCCTTGAGGGGTAGAATGGAAATGGAGGTGCGAGGCCATGTTGCATACGATGTCACAAGAACAAATTCTGCTTTCCGCCATCAAATGCGTAAAAGAACAAAAACGGGAGGAGCTTCAAAAGATTGTCGCAGAATTGCAGCCTTACGATATAGCGACATTGTATATCACCCTGCCCGACAAACATCGCCTTAAATTTCTCGGGATGCTGCAGCCCAAACAAGTTGCCATTCTCCTTCAAGAACTTGATCCTCCGATGCAAATTGATATTTTGCACAAGCTTGGCGTCCAGCAATCATCCAATATCATGGATTTAATGGAGAATGACGATTTGGCGGATTTGCTGAACCAATTATCCGCCGGCAAGATTGAAGAGTTCTTGGCGGCCATGCGAACCGAAGAGTCGAACAGCGTGAAGGATCTCATGCGGTATCCCCCTGACACCGCGGGGGGGATCATGACGAACCGGTATGTTTGGATCCGGCAAACCTATGCGGTCAGGGTAGCAGTGGACAAGCTCAAATTGTTTGCGGAAATCGCCGAAAATATTTACTACCTTTATGTGCTCGATGAAGATAAAAAGCTGGTGGGGGTTGTCTCTTATCGCGATTTGATAATGGCGGACGCAACCGATAAGATCGAAGACATAATGTTTACCCGCGTCATCTCCGTTCCGGTCGACATGGACCAGGAGAAAGTGGCCCAGGTTATCCAACAGTATGATTTTATTGCCGTCCCGGTTGTGGACGGACAGCATCGCCTGGTCGGGATCGTTACGGTTGACGATGTGTTGGATGTCATCATCGAAGAAGCCAATGAAGACATCGCCAAATTATCGGCCTCGGGAAAAACCATCGATTGGAATACAAGGCCGTTCACGGCTGCCCTCCGCCGGTTGCCCTGGCTTATTTTATTGTTAGGGCTTGGAGTCTTGACGGGCAGTATCCTCAGCGGCTTTGAGGACACGCTAACCCAAGTGGTGGCGCTGACTTATTTTATGCCGATGATCGCAGGAATGACGGGAAATACGGGGACCCAGTCGCTTGTGGTCGTGGTTCGCGGGATGGCGTCCAGCGGGAAAAACCTCAAAAGCGCCATTCGCCTAATCTTCCGTGAACTGGGAGTAGGCCTAATTATCGGTATCGTTTGCGGTGCATTAATCACCATTGTGGCTTCGATCTGGCAAGCAGATCCCATGCTTGGATTGGTGGTCGGCAGCACTTTGTTTGCGACGCTGGTCATCGGCACCGTGGCCGGGACGGTCATTCCCTTGCTGCTCTATTATTTTAAGGTCGATCCGGCTGTCGCTTCCGGCCCGTTGATTACGACATTAAATGATATCTTTTCGCTAACGGTATATTTCAGCATTGCCTCCCTGTTTATTTCCCATTTGATGTAGGTGAATGCATTAATGAACGAGAATCGGGTGAAAAAAATGAACCATCCCGGTACTGGGTTGACTTCAATTCTCCGACAGATGAGGAATCCAAGTTATTAGAGACACATTTCAACTTCCATCTCTTGGCAATTGAAGATTGTTTCCATTTGCTGCAACGTCCAATATCATAGAGCGAAGTAATGAAATAGAAAAATACCGCCTGAAATTATGGGATCGCTACGTAACCCTATACAACAACTTCTGCAGTATAATATTCATTGGGGATACAGTCTCCTCTCCTTGCTGAAATAAGAAGTAGACCACAGGAACTGTTATAATCCTGTGGTCTACTTTTATAACCGGGAGAATCGTCGAATACCGCCTTGAAGGATTCGGCGCGAGGCAGTTTGGCTTGGAATTTCCGCAATCCGGAGGTTCAGCAGACTGCCGCGGCACCACAAACAGGAGAATCTTCCTGATCCAATCCTCAAAAACCGCATACGATGCAAACAAATTCGCAAACCGTTCCGGACAAATAGAAAAAATGGGGGGCCGGGTACTTCTCCGTTAAAAAGCGCAGGGCTGCAAAGATTGGAGTATACTTTTTCCGCTTGCCCCATACGTCGACCACAACCGCCAACTCGTCCCGTCATACTGGGTGTCCATTATTTGTCATTTCGATGAGCGATGTGATACAATACTCCTATACACAAACGGCAAACAAATAGGAAAAATGGCAAACCTGATCGAAAGACAGGGACGCAAAGCTACGGGTCTAAAGCATTATTAATGCGATGATCGCCGGGTTACCCTAATGTTTTCGCAGCGAGACACTACCTCTTGGGGGATGTGTCTTTTTGTTTTGCTAGATGTCGAAGAATAGGAGGTCAGTCCTGCATTTCAATTACAAAAATCTGCATCTACCAACCATTCGCATGTATTGCAAACGCTGCGACGCTGGATTCGTATGGGCTTATGATTTTGCTGGGACCAAGCAGCAGTACAGCGCGTTCTTCCGTGCAGCTACGGTTGAACACGCGCTTGGTTCTACGGCAGCGCACAGTGCGCGTATCCAGCAAGCACCCGCGAGTACGGTGCAGTATATCCATAACGAAGCGGTTCCTAAAGTGTCGGAGAGGATTTACGAACAAGTGTGGAACGAGGCGGGAGAAATGTCAGAATTGGTTCTGGGTGTCGATGACTTCGCCATCAAGAAAGGGCATACCTACAATACCGGCATTCACAACCTCAAGGGCGAGACGATGCTGGACCTGCTGCCCGGCCGCAAGCTGGATGACCTGCGGACATATGCCAGGGGGCATCCGGACTTCCTGATGCTTCAGCCCAAAGCGGTGGTCATGGATTTGGCTCAGGCTTACCATACTTGGATCAGCGAATGTTTTCCAAATGCGATTCGCATCGCAGATCCGATTTCATGTTCACGGTTATGTGATCGAAAGCGTACAGGAAGTACGGAAATCCGTGCAGCGGACATTATCCCCGCGGGCGAAAGCCCACTTGAAAGCTAACCATCGCTTGCTTAATCCGCCTATGGAATCGCTCGGTGCGGAAAGTAGAAAGCGGCTGGAAGTGTTGCTGAACTACGCTCCGTTACTTCGCAGCGTATGGGAATGGAAAGAAGCGTTTACGACCTGGTACGACTGTTCGCCGAGCTTTAACATTGCCAAACTGGGATTTGAACGTTGGTGCGCGCAGGGCGATCTAATTGATCATCCCGCTGTTCGAAACACCCTTACAACCATGCGTAACTGGAAAGAGGAAATCACGAATTATCATCAATGCCGGTGGACGAATGCGACTGTAGAAGGTCGTCATAATCGCATTAAAGCTTTTCGGCGCCGCCACTATTTCACTCGAAACCGCAATCGCTATAAAGCTGGTATTCTTATTGAATGTAACCGTCATAGGATGCTGGGCTAACTTTCAAACACTGATTTTTAGGTTGAGCCAGAATTCTAAAATAAATATGGAAAAAGGCAAACCTGCTCGAAAGACAGGGACGCAAAGCCACGGATCTAATGTATGATAACATGCGATGATCGCCGGGTTACCCTATCGACAGAAATTGGACACTGCCGTTATAGGGTGGTGTCCTTTTTGTCATTCAATTAGGATGGGAGATTCACGTTGACGTTGGAAATGACAGAAAGTATCGCCATTCAGGATTTTCAGAAGGTGCAGGACAATTTGATCATCATGAAAAACATGGGCTTCTGAATTTCACTGGACGATTTCGGAACAAGCTATTCCTCTCTCAGTTTGCTACATACGCTTTGGCTTGTCCGTTGTGGCGGAAGGCGTAGAAACGAAGAAACAGCTTGAATAGCTTAACCGTTGGAACTGCGATGTCGTGCAAGGCTATCTATTCTACGAGCCGCTGACACCAGAGCAATTTTCTCATTTGTTAGATGAACGTGATGATGACCTGCAAAACCCTGAAATTAAAGGAGCGTTTTATTTGAGCTAACAACGAACTGACGAGTGACAACACCAAAACAACCAGATGATGTTCCTCACGAAAGGTGTTGCCCTGTGAGGAGGGCATCGGTATGCAGCATCCTTTGTCGTATGATATATACGATTACGAACGATTGATCGGTCGTTTATTGGTGTGGCTACGAACAATTCAACAACGCAATTTACTTTGGGACTTTGCCGCGATTGAGCACTGCTATGCTCTGCGGCAAAGTCTTTTTTGGTTCTCTTGAAGCTGTACGCCAGCGTTTATTAGGAAGCGTCGGCTGCCGCTCTCCTCCCTCTGTTTTGGTTTGCCAACAAACCAGAACGGAGGGACGAGAATGAAACGGATGAATTTACGGGATATGTATCCCTTTTTGAACACGGACGTGTGGGTCGATCTCGATGAAGAAGTGGCGCAGGAAATCCGCCGGTTTGATCTGAATGAAAATGCATATAGACTACGCACGTATCGCCATCGGGCGTACTACTCGCTGGATTGTAACGACGGGATCGAGCATGATGCCCTTTTCTTCTCAATTTCCCCAGAGGAATATTACGAGCGCAAGCTGACGAATCAGCAGCTTTATGCGGCTATGTGTGAGTTGCCGGAAAAATCGTTCAGGCGCATCTACGCTCACTTCTTCTTGGGTATGAGCAAGGTGGCGATTGCCGAGGCGGAGCAGGTGAATGAGCGGGCGGTTCGCAAGTCGATTGAGCGTAGCTTGAAGCAAATGGAGCGAACTCTCAAAAACATGTGATCGCGGTTCGTTCGAGGGTACGATTTTGAATGAGAAATGAACAGATAGGTAGAGGGACTTGTTCCGACGGCGGCTGGTCTGGTTGTTGCCAGCCGCTCATTTTCCATGAGAGGGGCATGTAAGGATGAATCCTGGTCGATTTTACGCTGCAGAGCACGAATGCTTCTACTATCAGATGTTAAATGAAAGGGAATGCAGCGACAGCTACCACCGTGCACTTTTCTATACGCTTGGCATTTCCCAAGAAACCCGCAAGCATATCCGCGATTTGTTCGATTTTTCTCAGGGGGGCATTAAGCCCGAAGGTCTCGCGGCCTCTTGGCAGACGAGCAGTTCCATTCGCGTGAGCCGACTTGCCTTTAATCTTTGGAACGGCTGGACGGAAGAAGGCGCGGAACGCTATTCCGCTCCTAACGAGTTGTTTGCATGCGGTTACACCCCTTATTTTTTTGAAGCGATCCACCTTCGTTATCCGGAATGCCGCAGTCATGATCAGATTTTGAAACGGCGGACGGAGCAAATTCGCTAATTGACTGCTTTTGACGGGAGTGAAGTCGGATAATGAAGAAAATCAAAATGAGTACTGTGGCAAGGGACATCAAACAGTTGGACAAGCTCCCCAAAGTGATGGAGCGCGTGAAGCGTTCAAGCGTTCGCGCTAAGCGGCAGGCAGATCATGACAAAGCACATGCTCAAACTCCCGTAGCATATGCACAGCACCGCTCCGAATCGACCATGAAGAAAATGGTGCGAACTCAAATGGGAATGAGCATGAGTGTCAGCAGTAGATTGATTCGACACATTCAAAAAAAGCAGACATTACCGATTGGAGATACTGTCTCAGGAAACACCCCCGTTGACACGAATCCTGAGCCTTCGGTTACGCCCACATCGCGGCAAGCACGCAGGCTTCGTCTTTATAAGCCGATTGATGGCAAATATCTCTTGCGTTCAGATCAACGATCAGGAAAACAACGCTTTATTCGGAGCCGGGCCAATGCCCGGCTTTCGCATCGTTCTCGCAAGGACAGGATTCTCGACCTGGTTTCGAAACGGGACGTTAAACCAGCCAGGAAAAAGACACGCGCCGCCGCGCCGTCGCATACAGCAAATGTACGTGCGCCTCGTCGTAATGCGCTCGTATCTGAAATAGCAGGTCAAACGATCAAGCGAAAAGAACGAACGTTCAAAACATTGTCGCCGTTTATCAAAACGGGGCAGCGGCTGGGACAGGCTCAAAAAGCGGATCGCGCGGAACCGAAAATGAACGCCGTAGAGACAGCAAAGCGGGCTGCGCAAATGGCGATGACAACTCGCCGCACCCTTCAAAGGGCGCAAGCTGCCGCGAGACTGAATCTTCGTATCATTAAAATGGTTGTAAAAGCCGCCGCGATGCTTGTCAAAGGATTGACGGCGCTTTTGGGGATCAGCAGTACAGTGATTGTATTGCTGTGCATAGTGATGGCGATAGCCGCCGTCATTTCCTCTCCATTTGGTATTTTCGTATCCGGCGAAAATACGGATGCTGATGTAAAGCCGCTTTCTCGAATCGTTCAGGAGATGGACGCTGAATTTGAGTCAAAGCTGGAAGAAATCCAGCAGTCAGCTGGAAACGTAGACCGGGTGGAGATCCATTATACTGATAGTGCAGACAACACGCGAATCGATAATTGGGCGGACATTATAGCCGTCTTTGCGGTGAAGACGGTAATGGATACAGAAAACGGAATGGATGTAGTTACGCTTGATGCAACAAGAATTGGTATCATCCATGAGGTATTCTGGGAGATAAATCAGGTGGAATCCCATGTTGAAACGATTGAACATACGGAAATGGTTACGGTTCAGCATGAGGACGGAAGCTCCAGCAAAGAGACGACGACAACCTATGAGCGCATTTTGCATATTACCGTCAATAGTAGAACTGCGGAGCGACAAGCAGAAGCATACCATTTTACAAACGAGCAGATGGATTTGATGAAGGAAATGCTGTCCGCAGAGTTCCGACCGATGATGTTCGCAATACTCGGCAAAGAAGCGGATAGTGGCTTAACGCCGGAGCAGCTTGAATTGGTTCAACAGCATTTGCTCGAAGGCGAACTGGGCAGTGAAGCCGTCAAATTGGCGCTGACTCGTCTAGGCGATCCGTACAGCCAACCGAAAGCCGGTCAGGACAACTTTACGGATTGCAGCTATCTCGTTCAATGGGTTTATCGGCAGCTTGGCATCGAGCAGCCACGAACCGCAGCGGAACAGGCCAGATTCTGCGTTGAGAATGACCTGGCCGTAAGCGCGGCGGATTTGATTCCGGGTGACCTTGTATTTTGGAGCTATGAGCGCAACGGTAGATTTATGGATATAACGCACGTCGGGATTTACGCAGGCGACGGAAAAGTGGTGGACGCTTCCTCCAGTCGGGGGCAAGTGGTGTACCGCACTTTGTTCGATGCGGACAAGCAAGTGCTGTTTGGCAGACCGCAACTAGCGAGTGAGAAGTGAACGCTGCCCATTTGCATACTACACAGGTTCTATGCACGCCTTCGTAACATTCCCCCAATACCCTACCGCTGTGAAACGGATACACTCGCATCTGTTCCGCAGGGTAGGGTTTCACCGTCAATTTAATTAATTCAAAATTGCATTGGGAGTTGACAAAAAGCGGTGATCAGGGAATTTTCCTGCACCGTCTTTTTGTTTTATCGCCCCCCTACCAATCCCTCGCTTTCCGTCCCGGAAAATATTTTTCTCGAAATCTTGCAAACCAGAGTCCGATTTTACCCCGAAAATGTAGCGGATAGTAGAGGGACAAATTGATCGCCCTCATCGCTCTTTGACAACCAAATACAATCTTATCCGGTACGTTCCCCGCATGGCCATGAAGGATAGCCGCGTTGCAGGAGCGCCATGACCATTTTGCCGGTTCTTGTTTTTGCATGCCTTGTTAGCAGAACCGGCGGAATGCGAGCGATTTTGCCCATGCAATAAATAAATGGCGGTGCCATTTAGGGCGAAGACCCATGCGGAGGGATAATGATACTTCCGTCCAGCCACAGTTCATCGCAATGGGGGCGACTTGCAGCGATCCTGGAAGAGGCTTGAAGCCTATGAGGACGGACAACCACCGTCCGCCGGATAAGATTTTCAGATACGCAACCAAAACAGAGGCGGAAACGGAGATGCGCTGCGGTGCGCATCTCTGCTTTTCGGCATGTCAGAATGATCGGGAGGCTAGTTATGAACCAAAAGCTGATCCGGTACAGCATGCAAATTGCGATGATGAAACAGTTGTTGGCGCTCTCATTGATTACCGAAAGCGAATTCAATCAGATCAAGAGCAAAACCATGCGAGAATACGGCATCATTTCGGACCTGACTTCTTAATTTGCAGATTTGTCGGTCCGCCCAGCTCTTATTATACTGATGGCGGGTTAATAAGAATGGAGGACGAATCTATGGCTCTTGAAGTGGAAGTGATTAAAGCAAGCCGGAAAATAACTGATCGGAAGGGCGGAAAATCATCGGACATTCTTCGCGTTGCTCCGTATGCCCGCGTAAGTACCGACTCAGAGGAGCAGTTGAACAGCTACAAGTCGCAGGTTGTCTATTATACAGAACTCGTAAACAAGCGTAGCGACTGGGTGCTGGTTGACATGTATGCGGACGAAGCGATTACCGGCACACAGGTGACGAAGCGCGAGGATTTTCAGCGTATGATTAATGATTGCATGGACGGAAAGATCGACATGGTCATTACGAAGTCCATCTCCCGATTTGCCAGAAACACGCTCGACACCTTGAAGTACGTCCGCATGTTGAAGGAAAAGAGCGTCGCTGTATTTTTTGAAGACGAGAATATCAATACGCTGACGATGGA includes these proteins:
- a CDS encoding endospore germination permease; this encodes MQNNISALQGYSILLLSIGLLNHVILIPILLDAAGRDAVVSVGMVLALLPVWGACLVYIMKHKGQQPFRDWLQHHFGKGLSVIILAAVSIYIWLQGYVSLFNFNVWTHSTYMPHTPRYVLALLALACCFFLATRGLSSIAITSGILLPFVVILGVFVMTFNFKHKDYSLVLPLLADGFAPVWRGSLYAASGIFELVLLLFFQHRLIHRPSFAGVLFMIFSLAGLTIGPLMGAISIYGAEEAALQRYPAFEQWRVLELGKYIEHLDVFAIYQWVSGEFIRLSLSLFIIADVWKPKNRTPLLLLATGTLLIAILAPISDVRFLQFLKTMYFPSTFVLVIGLTFLFAGKTWISRWRMRGS
- a CDS encoding DUF2294 domain-containing protein → MSKGELEDKISRILTQWEKEYLGRGSVLVKTDIMRNMIIVGLKGILTPAEQKLAGTSEGMLSVKRIRADLVESGREQLGKMILELTGEQVVSFHTDISTRTGERVMVFVLSDNLENKLIG
- a CDS encoding RNA polymerase sigma factor, which produces MKRMNLRDMYPFLNTDVWVDLDEEVAQEIRRFDLNENAYRLRTYRHRAYYSLDCNDGIEHDALFFSISPEEYYERKLTNQQLYAAMCELPEKSFRRIYAHFFLGMSKVAIAEAEQVNERAVRKSIERSLKQMERTLKNM
- a CDS encoding sodium-dependent bicarbonate transport family permease; protein product: MFDIVVGNLLSPIVLFFVLGLTAAFFKTDLKFPNDLSEALSIYLLIAIGVKGGMELSHYSLAVLVRPIMGGVMLGILIPVVTLLILSSRFMKMDLKNSVALAATYGSVSIVTFGAALAFLEEKSIGYDGFMSALVVIMESPAIIVSLMLLRIAERNTSQKALSLYTIKSLFDKSVLKEGLLGKSVFLLLGSLLIGLVVGESGQPLIESLFVDLYPGILMLFLLNMGIIAGRRLPEIGKQGVRLFLFAVMMPIMWGSLGVLAGSHIGLSVGSATLMGVLAGSSSYIAAPAAMRGSVPEANPSIYLGLSLGVTFPFNLIAGIPLYFYLAQWMN
- a CDS encoding DUF6075 family protein, which codes for MNPGRFYAAEHECFYYQMLNERECSDSYHRALFYTLGISQETRKHIRDLFDFSQGGIKPEGLAASWQTSSSIRVSRLAFNLWNGWTEEGAERYSAPNELFACGYTPYFFEAIHLRYPECRSHDQILKRRTEQIR
- a CDS encoding TerC family protein, whose protein sequence is MDFFTPEFWTALLAIVIIDLVLAGDNAIVIGLSARNLPRDLQKKVVFWGTFGAIAIRSLLTLIAVWLLKIPGLLLIGGVLLIWIAYKLLVEEKKHDVKSAGNLLSAIKTIVIADTVMGMDNVLAVAGAAHGNFILVVAGLLISVPIIVWGSTLIIKWVERFPIIIYIGSGVLAWTASKMIVDEPIIKEFFAVNPWMQWGLSFVIVIGVLLLGRIKLKNKKMQSEKV
- the mgtE gene encoding magnesium transporter, translated to MSQEQILLSAIKCVKEQKREELQKIVAELQPYDIATLYITLPDKHRLKFLGMLQPKQVAILLQELDPPMQIDILHKLGVQQSSNIMDLMENDDLADLLNQLSAGKIEEFLAAMRTEESNSVKDLMRYPPDTAGGIMTNRYVWIRQTYAVRVAVDKLKLFAEIAENIYYLYVLDEDKKLVGVVSYRDLIMADATDKIEDIMFTRVISVPVDMDQEKVAQVIQQYDFIAVPVVDGQHRLVGIVTVDDVLDVIIEEANEDIAKLSASGKTIDWNTRPFTAALRRLPWLILLLGLGVLTGSILSGFEDTLTQVVALTYFMPMIAGMTGNTGTQSLVVVVRGMASSGKNLKSAIRLIFRELGVGLIIGIVCGALITIVASIWQADPMLGLVVGSTLFATLVIGTVAGTVIPLLLYYFKVDPAVASGPLITTLNDIFSLTVYFSIASLFISHLM
- a CDS encoding class I SAM-dependent methyltransferase; this translates as MLIIAVLHHISSDEIGNYMKEFKRILKPDGTIIVMEPCICKNKPVSNWFMNLYDNGNYIRNEVGYLQLFRDNGYHTQVIDRFRKCFLYHELFFSASLKSIT